The window TGGCGGAGCGATCCTTTGCGTGAATTTCCGCGGAGCGCGCTTCGTCATAGCGCCAACGGTCGAGCAGTGCCGCAGGAACACGGCCGGGCAGAATGGTTTTTTCGCCGGCTGTGCGGAAGATGACACGGGCGCCAGGGCGTGCCGTGCGCGTGATTTCGCGCCAGAGCTTGGTGAGGGTTTTGTCGTCCATCCAATCCTGGGCGTCGAGCAGAACGTATCGGTCAAGGCTGGATGCGGGCTCGTTCTCAAGGAAGTGAATGAAGTTGTCGTGGATCGCGCTGACGCATCCGGTGCGCGTCTTGATCGCGAGGAAGTTTGCTTTTTCGAGGTAGGGCGGGCACGGGCCTTGGCCTTCGGCTGCGTAGCGGCGGCCGAATGCCTGCCAGGCGAAGTAGTTGTCCTTCAGATCGAATGCGGTTGCGAGCCGCTCCGTGCGCGCTTTCAGAACGGAGGCCATCGGCTGAGCGCCGTGTTCGGACAGGGCCTCATATTGCGCCGGAGGAATTCCGAGCCCGAACAGCGATGCTCGATTTGCCGTCAGCCATCGCAGGAGCGGGCGCTCGAAGGCTGGCGCGAACTCGCGATCGAAGATCTCGCGCTGCTCGCTCAGCGATTTTGCTTCCAGCAAGCGCTTTGGGTTTACGCCCAGCACGCGTGCAAGGATGTGTCCTGTCGAGATGAAGCGGCCGAGAAGTCCGTGGCGATAGAAATTGCGAGCGAAGCGCGAAATCCGTTGGCGGCCGGTTGCGTCGCGGCCTTCCCAATAAGCGCGGCTCGACGCATCGAGGTGAGGGGCGATGAGATCGCGATAGAGGTAGACGTTGCGGCGATCGTCAGCAGCGCCGAAGAAGCGGAAGAACGCCAAGTGGGTTGGAAGGTGGCGTGCCGCTGCCAGCTTCAAGTTTAGAAGGGCAATGTGAGTCCGGTTGAGATCAACCGCGTAGATGCGCGCTGGATTTGCCGTGAGGTAGCTCATCACGTTGCAGCCGCCGGAGGCGATCGTGACGATGCGGCTTTGCGAGTCGAGTTCCAGCGCTTCCATGTCGGCGCGGGGATCTTCCCAGATTTGCGGATAGACAAGCGAGCGGAACGCGAACGTGAAAACGCGTTCGAGAACACCGGTGCTGCTGAGCGCCCTGTTGCGATGTACGGCCTCGCTCAGGAGGTCCGCACTGTCGGGTGTCATCAGTCGTGCCGTGGCATCCATCAAGGGATCTCCAAACGAACTCTGGTTTCGGGTTGCTGTGTGGTTGAATGAGATTTCGTGGTGTGTTGGCGTAAGTGGCTTTCAAGCCGCTTCAACCAGGCCTCCGCGCCGGGTTCCGCGCTGGGCCCGCTTCTGCATGACGCTTTTCCAGTCGATGATTTCGAATGTGCCGTCGAAGCGCTCGGCGATCGCGGTGCAGCTTTCGACCCAGTCGCCGCAATTCAGGTAATGGATACCGGCGATCATCCGATCGTTGGCGTGGTGGATGTGACCGCAGATGAGACCGGAGGCGCCGCGCCTGCGCGCTTCGCTTGCGAGCGCTTCTTCAAATTCGCCGATGTAGCTGACAGCGGTTTTAACTTTCCGCTTCAAGAATGCCGACAATGACCAGTGGCCCAGCCCGAATATGCGGCGTGCGAAATTCAGCGGAACGTTGAGCGCGAGCGCCGCGTCGTAGGAGCGGTCTCCCAGGAAGGCGAGCCAGCGTGCGTAACGAACGACGACGTCGAATTCATCGCCATGCAGAACGAGGTATTTTTTGCCGTCCGCGCTTTCGTGGATCGCGTCGCGATGCAATTCAACGCCGCCGAAATGCATGCCGGTATATTCGCGCAATCCGTCGTCGTGATTGCCGGGAATGAAGATGATGCGCGTGCCTTTGCGGGCTTTGCGCAGAAGTTTCTGAAGAACGTCGTTGTGGCTCTGCGGCCAATGCGGGCCGCGGCGCACCTTCCAGAAATCGACGATGTCGCCGACGAGATAGAGAACCTCGCATTCGACGTCTTTCAGAAAGTCGAGCAGGGCTGCAGTTTGGGAACTGCGCATGCCCAAATGGACATCGGAAATGAATACGGCGCGATAATTGAACTCGCCCGTGGCGGTGGATGCGCTCACCGTCGCCCCCTCATCGCAATGCTAGCAGCTCGTTTTTGTCGAGGCGGCCGCCAGCGCGGTATCGTGCTCAGTTGAGGAAAGCGGTGCGCGTTTTCTGGACGCGCTCTAAGCTCTCCATGGCACGCGATGAGCCGGATTCATGTAACAGGCGTATGACAGAATCAGTCCGCGCGACGACTCGGCGCGAATTCAGGGTTCGATACTGGTGACCGGATCAGTATTCGATGCGCTGGAAGATCCGTTCCCAGACGAACAGCAACACCGTGTCGATGGCACCGACGAGTAAGAAGGCCATTGCGATCGGAACGGTGGAGGATTCCGGAAGCCCTAAGTCTGAGCCGCGCGTCGATACCGCGAGAGCGGCTGCGAGGCTGATGAGGGCGAGGATGGCGAAGAAGACTTGGACGAACTTGAGCGAGCGCTCACGCTCACGGCGGATGGTGCTCATCGGGTGTCCCTGACGCGTTACAAATAGAAAACCCCGGAGAGCATCTTAACTTTGCTCGGGCCGAACACAAAGACATATTTAACGGTTCGTTAACCAAGTTGCTCCGCAGTCAACGCAGCGAGCTTTGCACGCAACGTCGTTTTGCATTGCGGAAAATCGGCGGCCATCCACCATCGTTCGAAGGCATCGAGGATGCGTCCGACGGCGGGGCCGGGTGCTGTGCCGAGGGCGAGAACGTCGGCGCCGGAGAACGGCATCTGTGGTGCCTTCCAGCGGTCCGCCAGAAGGGCGCGGCGTCGCCATGCGTTATCCGTCACCGAGGCTTCGGAACGCGCCCAGGCGGCAATTACGGCGCGGGAAAAGGCTTCCGGTCCAAGCTTGTACAGTTGGGCGCGTGCGGTGGCGTCTGGCGCTGCCGGATCGATTTCCGGCACGGCGATTGCGATGACTTCCAGGGCGTCGGTTTCGGCGTTCGAAAGGCGCAAGTCACGGCCAAGGATTGCGGCATCCTCGGGGGTGGAAACAGCAAGTGCGGCTAGGCGAGTGATCGGATCGGCGCGGCGGCCAAGGGCCGTTTCGATGCTGGCTAGTCGGGTCAGCCGTTGCGGAGCGATGTTGGTTCGCACAAGGAGCGGGAGGATGCCCGCCTCGTTCATTGCGGCGACGACTTCCGGAGCGTGCCGCGCCGTGAGCAATTTCATCAATTCACTGCGGATGCGCTCAGCGGCGAGTCCGGAAAGGCCGTCCTTCAAAGCCGTAACAGCGGCAAGTCCTGTGGGATCGAGCTGTCCCTCGCTGTAGCCAGCGCTGAAGCGAAAGAAGCGGAGGATGCGGAGATAATCTTCGCGAATGCGCGTTTTGGCGTCGCCAATGAAACGCACGCGGCGGTGACGAATGTCGTCGACGCCGCCGACGGTGTCGAATAGCGTGCCGTTCTCGGAGCAGGAGAGCGCGTTGATCGTGAAATCGCGCCGGTCTGCGTCTTCGCTCCACGATGTCGTGAAGGCGACGACGGCGTGGCGGCCGTCCGTTTCAACGTCCCGGCGCAGTGTCGTGACTTCAAACGTGTGGCCATTCGAGACGAGCGTGACGGTGCCGTGCGCGAGGCCGGTTGGATGCGTGCCCAGTCCGGCCGCTCGTGCAAGGCGGATCACTTCGTCGGGTATGGCGGTTGTTGCCAGGTCGACCTCGCGGACAGGCCGACCGTAGAGCGCGTCGCGTACGGCACCGCCGATGACGCGCGTTTCGGCCTTTCCAGCCGTAAGCGCGGCGAATACACGGCGAAGCGGTTCCGCGTTCAGCCAGTCTCCGCGGATGCGGATATGTTGCGCGTGCGGTTCCGTCATGGCGTCAGTTGTCTTGCGCCTTGGCTGGCGGCTCATGGATGGTGTGACCGGGCGTAAGCTTTCCGTCTTGAACCGACGGGGGCACGTAAACGTCCTGCGGGTTGTTGTGCGAGCGCGATGAGAAAGTGACCAGCGTTGCCAGCATCAGCGCGGCACCGGCAACGAACAGGCGCAGCAGCGGGGCCCGGCGCAACACGGCGCCAATGCCCGCCCATTCATCGTCCTTGAATGCGACCCAGGCGATGTAAGCGACCGTTGGGAGCATGAAGAAGAAAATATTCTCGATAACGATGCGGCTCATGCGCTGACCAGTCTCCGATAGAGCGAGCGGATGATCCCCGCAGTCGCTCCCCATATATAGTGTTCGCCGTAGGGCATCGCATAGAAGCGTCGTTCACCGCTGCTCCACAATCTGCTTTCGATCCTATGGTTGGCTTCGTTCATCAAAAATGCGAGCGGCACCTCGAACACGCGAGCGACTTCGGTGGGCTCCGCCTCAAGGGTAAAGCCGGGGCGGACGAGCGCCACGGCCGGGGTGACGATGTAGCCGGTGCCGGTGCGGTAGGCCGGGAGGTACCCCAGCAGGTCGAGAAACTCCGAACCAAGGGCGACTTCCTCTCTCGCCTCGCGGGCCGCCGCGGCGAAGGGTGTTTCGTCGAAGGTTTCGACCTTGCCGCCCGGAAAGGCGATCTGTCCCGCGTGGGCGGAGAGATGCGCCGTCCGCTCTGTCAGAATGACGGTCAAGGGATCGCGAGCCACGACGGGGACCAGGACGGCGGCATGGCGCGGGGTGGCCGCGTACCTGTTCGCGCCGGGGTTAAGATCGTCGTCGCCCGGGCCTTGGGCGTCGTGGAGATCTGGCGGGATATTCAGCAATCGCGACCGGGCAAGCCGCGCAAAGTTGGCGGCATCAAGCTCGATGGCCACATTGGAGGCAGAAAGTGGGCTCATTTCACAATCATAACTGATCTGGGCGTGCGGCACGAGCGGGTGGCCGAGTCGCGCTGAATCACGATAGGATTGAATGGTAGCGCACACTCGTGCTGGCCTGACAGGATAATGAGACCGCACGTGGCGAACACCGGAACGAAGACCTTCCTCTGTGCGCTGTTGGCCGTTTTGACGTTTGCGTGCGGGCTTTCGGTCATTGCGCCGCGGACCGCCTTGGCCGCCTCGTCGACCGCCGAGTTTTTATCTTCCCTTTCTGACGCCGAGATTGGCCAGTTTCGCGAGTGGCGGCAGCAGCGTGCCGTCTTCAACGATCAGGTCGACAGCTATTGGGATAGCGTCGAAGCAAAGCGGCAGGGCCGGCGGAAAAAGCGCGCCCGCAAGCTGCCGTTCGAGCGCAGCGACTATGAGATGAGCTTGCCGCCGCAATACAAAGGTCCATCGCTCGCGCCGTCGTTGGCGAAAAAATACAATTCATTTTTGGAGCAGCAAAAGACGACGAGCCCGACGCCGCCGAAGGAGCTCTCAACGGTCAGTGATTATCTGGCAGCGGCCAAGCGCGTGTATAACTTTACGCCCGAGCGTGTGAGCGAGCGCGAGTTCAAGCTTCGCTACGCGGAAGAGGCAACGGCGCTCGGGCTTTCCAAAGATCAGGTCGTGCGGGTCTATGCTCTCGAAACGGGCGGCATCGGCACTTACGACATGCAGGCCGGAATTCACCCGGCGCGCAAGACGGGCCGCGCGATTTCGAGCGCGCTTGGGTATGCGCAGCTTCTGGACGCCAACTCGATCAACGAGTTGGCGCGCAGCGGTGCAACGTTCATCGCGCGGCTAAACCAGCGTCTGCATAATCCCAACAATACGCCGGAGCGTACGGCCTCACTGAAGCGCAAGCTGGCGGTGTTGAAGCGGATGTATGCGAACGTCAAGAAACTCAAGTTCGAGTGGCATGTTCAGCAGGCTTACGCGAAGACCGAAGTCGGCATGGGGATCCATACGCTCAACATCGATGGCGACATCGGGCCAATGCTGCAGGCGATGAAACTCAGAACGCTGAAGGACACGGCCGCTCAGCAGGGACGGCATTCGCTGACGGGCGCGGAACTCGAGCTGATGAATCTTGCTGGTCCGCTTACCGGACTCGAGATGCTGGATGAGCCTGGCGCATCAGCTCCGACGGCGAACTTTTTCGCGCGGCGCGCTTACTACGTGAACAAGATGGTGATCGGGCTAACTGGATCGCAGCTTAAGGCCGAACTGGACCGGCGTATGACGCAGGCCGTCACGACCGCCGGTTCGAAGGAATTTGCATCCGCATTCGATGAAGTGTTGAGCCGACGCGCATCCAATCGCTGAGTGTGATGCTGTGCGCGTCGGCTCGATGATGCTTCAAGCGTGTTCGGTTTCCCGGCCGGAGAGCATCGGATAATCGGTATAGCCTTCCGGCCCCTGAGCGTAGAATGTCGTGGGGTCCGGCGCATTCAACTCGGCACCGATCTTGAAACGCTTGGGCAGATCCGGGTTGGCAATGAAGAGCTGACCAAAGGCAACGGCGTCCGCATCGCCCGATGCAAGGACGGCTTCCGCAGTCTCCTTCGTGAACTTTTCGTTGGCGATCGTGACGCCGCCGAAGCGCTTCTTCAGATCAGCGGTGATTGATCCTGGGCCCTGTTTCTCTCGCGTGCAGATGAAAGCGAGACCGCGGCGGCCAACCTGCTCGGCAACGTATCCGAACGTCGCGAGCGGATCGTTGTCGCCCATGTCGTGAGTGTCGCCGCGCGGCGCGAGATGGAGCCCGACGCGATCCGCGCCCCAGACCGCGATTGCAGCGTCAACGGCTTCAAGCATCAGTCGCGCGCGATTTTCGATCGGTCCACCGTAAGCGTCGGTGCGTTTGTTGGTGCTGTCCTGAAGGAATTGATCGAGCAGGTAGCCATTGGCGCCGTGGACTTCGACGCCGTCAAAACCTGCGCGTTTGGCGTTCTCTGCGCCGCGCCGATACTCCGCGATGATGCCTGGGAGTTCGTCGATCTCAAGTGCGCGCGGAACGACAAACTCGCGCTTTGGGCGCACGAGGCTGATGTGTCCTTTCGGTGCGATTGCGCTTGGCGCAAACGGTAGCGCGCCGTCGAGATAAATCGGATCAGAGATGCGGCCGACATGCCAAAGCTGCAGCAGGATCGTGCCGCCCTTGGCGTGTACTGCATCGGTGATGCGCTTCCAGCCCGCGACCTGCTCATCCGACCAGATGCCCGGCGTATCGGGATAGCCGACACCCATCGGCGAAATGGAGGTCGCTTCTGTCAGCATCAATCCGGCGGAGGCGCGCTGACTATAATACTCGCGCATCAAATCGTTTGGGACGCGGCCTTCGCTTGAACGGCATCGGG is drawn from Hyphomicrobium methylovorum and contains these coding sequences:
- a CDS encoding DUF3419 family protein, coding for MDATARLMTPDSADLLSEAVHRNRALSSTGVLERVFTFAFRSLVYPQIWEDPRADMEALELDSQSRIVTIASGGCNVMSYLTANPARIYAVDLNRTHIALLNLKLAAARHLPTHLAFFRFFGAADDRRNVYLYRDLIAPHLDASSRAYWEGRDATGRQRISRFARNFYRHGLLGRFISTGHILARVLGVNPKRLLEAKSLSEQREIFDREFAPAFERPLLRWLTANRASLFGLGIPPAQYEALSEHGAQPMASVLKARTERLATAFDLKDNYFAWQAFGRRYAAEGQGPCPPYLEKANFLAIKTRTGCVSAIHDNFIHFLENEPASSLDRYVLLDAQDWMDDKTLTKLWREITRTARPGARVIFRTAGEKTILPGRVPAALLDRWRYDEARSAEIHAKDRSAIYGGFHLYIKTA
- a CDS encoding metallophosphoesterase codes for the protein MSASTATGEFNYRAVFISDVHLGMRSSQTAALLDFLKDVECEVLYLVGDIVDFWKVRRGPHWPQSHNDVLQKLLRKARKGTRIIFIPGNHDDGLREYTGMHFGGVELHRDAIHESADGKKYLVLHGDEFDVVVRYARWLAFLGDRSYDAALALNVPLNFARRIFGLGHWSLSAFLKRKVKTAVSYIGEFEEALASEARRRGASGLICGHIHHANDRMIAGIHYLNCGDWVESCTAIAERFDGTFEIIDWKSVMQKRAQRGTRRGGLVEAA
- a CDS encoding CCA tRNA nucleotidyltransferase; translation: MTEPHAQHIRIRGDWLNAEPLRRVFAALTAGKAETRVIGGAVRDALYGRPVREVDLATTAIPDEVIRLARAAGLGTHPTGLAHGTVTLVSNGHTFEVTTLRRDVETDGRHAVVAFTTSWSEDADRRDFTINALSCSENGTLFDTVGGVDDIRHRRVRFIGDAKTRIREDYLRILRFFRFSAGYSEGQLDPTGLAAVTALKDGLSGLAAERIRSELMKLLTARHAPEVVAAMNEAGILPLLVRTNIAPQRLTRLASIETALGRRADPITRLAALAVSTPEDAAILGRDLRLSNAETDALEVIAIAVPEIDPAAPDATARAQLYKLGPEAFSRAVIAAWARSEASVTDNAWRRRALLADRWKAPQMPFSGADVLALGTAPGPAVGRILDAFERWWMAADFPQCKTTLRAKLAALTAEQLG
- a CDS encoding DUF6111 family protein, encoding MSRIVIENIFFFMLPTVAYIAWVAFKDDEWAGIGAVLRRAPLLRLFVAGAALMLATLVTFSSRSHNNPQDVYVPPSVQDGKLTPGHTIHEPPAKAQDN
- a CDS encoding CoA pyrophosphatase, translated to MSPLSASNVAIELDAANFARLARSRLLNIPPDLHDAQGPGDDDLNPGANRYAATPRHAAVLVPVVARDPLTVILTERTAHLSAHAGQIAFPGGKVETFDETPFAAAAREAREEVALGSEFLDLLGYLPAYRTGTGYIVTPAVALVRPGFTLEAEPTEVARVFEVPLAFLMNEANHRIESRLWSSGERRFYAMPYGEHYIWGATAGIIRSLYRRLVSA
- a CDS encoding alkene reductase encodes the protein MTSLFDPLKAGAFTLKNRIVLAPLTRCRSSEGRVPNDLMREYYSQRASAGLMLTEATSISPMGVGYPDTPGIWSDEQVAGWKRITDAVHAKGGTILLQLWHVGRISDPIYLDGALPFAPSAIAPKGHISLVRPKREFVVPRALEIDELPGIIAEYRRGAENAKRAGFDGVEVHGANGYLLDQFLQDSTNKRTDAYGGPIENRARLMLEAVDAAIAVWGADRVGLHLAPRGDTHDMGDNDPLATFGYVAEQVGRRGLAFICTREKQGPGSITADLKKRFGGVTIANEKFTKETAEAVLASGDADAVAFGQLFIANPDLPKRFKIGAELNAPDPTTFYAQGPEGYTDYPMLSGRETEHA